One window from the genome of Perca flavescens isolate YP-PL-M2 chromosome 17, PFLA_1.0, whole genome shotgun sequence encodes:
- the cxcl12a gene encoding chemokine (C-X-C motif) ligand 12a (stromal cell-derived factor 1), which yields MDIKLLAVVVALTVVIYAVPTQGKPISLVERCYCRSTVNNLPRSYIRELRFIHTPNCPFQVIAKLKSNKEVCVNPDIRWLQQYLKNAIDKVKKYRQDN from the exons ATGGATATTAAGCTGTTGGCAGTCGTAGTGGCGCTCACGGTGGTGATATATGCGGTTCCAACACAAG gAAAGCCCATCAGTCTGGTGGAGAGATGCTATTGTCGTTCAACAGTCAACAACCTCCCACGATCCTACATTCGAGAGCTCAGGTTCATCCACACACCCAACTGCCCCTTCCAAGTGAT TGCCAAGCTGAAGTCAAacaaagaagtgtgtgtgaacCCAGATATCCGTTGGCTGCAGCAGTACCTGAAGAACGCCATCGACAA